The genomic interval AGCTGAATGACCTCCAGTACAAGGTGACACAGGAAAACGACACGGAGCGTCCCTTCGCCAATGCCTTTGACCAGATTTTTGAGCCGGGCCTTTATGTCGATGTGGTAAGCGGCGAGCCGCTTTTCAGCTCCCGGGATAAATACGACGCCGGCTGCGGCTGGCCGGCCTTTAGCCGGCCGGTGGCAAGAGGCGCGCTGGTCTACAGGGATGACACCAGCCTCTGGCGCAAAAGAGTGGAAGTTCGAAGCGGGGGCGCCGACTCACACCTGGGCCACGTTTTCGAGGACGGCCCCCCCTCTTCCGGCGGCCTCCGCTACTGCATCAACAGTGCAGCCCTGCGTTTTATTCCCCTGGAAGACATGGAAAAAGAGGGCTACGGCGACTGGATCGATGAAGTAATCGATGCCGCTCCCTGAGACAGCCTTCCGGCCGCCTTATGTTAAAATTAAGGGTGCCTGCCGGTGCCTGGCCATAATCGCCGGTCAGGCCCGGATGAGAGGCCGTATCCGAGCCGCAACTGAATGCGGGGCCCGTGCGATGCAGGCCTGTGAACCCCGTCAGATCCGGAAGGAAGCAGCGGTAAGCGGACCCCTGTATGTGCCGCGGGGAAACCTGGTTCGGTTGCGGCTCGGGTACGGCATTTTGGAAGGCATGAGGTGTCATCATGACGGAAATGGATAATCTTGCTCTCTACCGGCTGTGGCGGCCGCAGACTTTTTCTGACATGGTCGGCCAGGAGCAAGTGGTTTTTCCCCTCCGTCAAAGTATCATTGATCAAAAATTCTCCCATGCCCTGCTTTTTTCCGGCACCCGAGGAACCGGCAAGACCTCATTGGCAAAGATTTTCGCCAAAGCCATCAATTGCCTGAATCCTGACCGGGGGGATCCCTGCAACCAGTGTGAAATATGTCTGGCAGCCAATGACGGCTCCCTCATGGATATCAATGAGATCGACGCCGCCTCACACAACAGTGTGGACCATATCCGCCGGCTGACGGACGAGATTGTCTTCACGCCGGTCCGGGCCGCCTATAAGGTTTACATCATCGATGAAGTCCACATGCTGTCCCAGGGCGCCTTCAACGCCCTGCTCAAGACTCTGGAGGAGCCTCCTGCCCACGCAGTCTTTATCATGGCGACGACGGAACCGCACCGGATTCCGGCCACTATCATGTCGCGATGTCAGCATTTTCAATTCCGCCGCATCCCCAAGGATCAAATGATCGAGCGACTGGCCGAAATCGCCAAAAGCATACCGCTTGCCATCGAAGATGACGCTTTGGAGATCATGGCCCAGATCGCGGGCGGGGCGCTCAGGGATGCCATCAGCCTCCTGGACCAGACACGGCAGCTGAAAGCGGAAAAGATCGGGCGGGATGATGTGCTCCTTCTTGCCGGCCGTGTGCCGGATGAGTTTCTTTCTGAAACAGCCCGGTCCATGATCCGGAACAACCCCGAGTCCCTTTTGACCAATATCCAGGAACTGGTTATGTCCGGGCGCGACCTGACACGATTCGTGACGGATCTTGGGGGCTTTTTCCGAAACCTTCTGGTTGCGCGTGTATCCGACAAGCCCGAATCTTTGATTCAGATGCGTCACGAGGACATCAGTCAGCTCCAGTCGATCGCGCAGCAATCGACGGCCTCAGGACTGACCGATGTCATCGTGGGATTGGCCGAGCTTCAGTCCTCCCTCCGCTTTTCGCCCGACATCCGGACCTCCCTGGAAATTGGCCTGCTCCGGCTGGCTTCCCTGACCGGGCGCCAGGCTGAAGTGCCCGTACCCCAAAAAGATCCGGCAAGCAAAGAAAGACCCAAAAAGGAGACTTCTCTTCCCGCCCCGCAAGCGGTTCCCGCCCAAGCCAAATCACCTGCCCAGGAAACCTTTCAAGCTCCGGACAGTTGCGGCGCACCCGGCAGCGAAAAGATTGAAACCCAGGAGGGAGAGGAACTCTTGCTCCCCGTCTGGCGGGACATCCTGGATCTGCTTTTAAGGGAACGCCGCTTTGACATTTCACTTTGCGCCCGGCCGGCCCGGGTCATGGTCAGGGAAGGTTTCTTTGACATCCGCTTTGACAACAATCTATTCGGCCAGTATGCCTGTTTAAATAAAAGGGAGAGCATCGAGCTGATTGAAGAGCTTTTGCTGCAGCGGACGGGCAAACGCTACCCGGTCCGCATCACACTCGACGAATCCCTGGACCAGTCGGTTGGCGCGACAGCGGAATGGCGCTGGCTCAAGGATGCACGCGACCAGGCCCTGAGCGAAAGCCTGCCCGAGCCTTTCAGCGGCGCGGACAATCCCCAAGGAGGTTAACCCATGGCAAAAGGAAGACGCGGAAGCTACCCGCAAGGCGGCATGCGGGGCGGCAATCAGATGAGTCAGCTGATGAAGCAGGCTCAGAAGATGCAGGAAGATCTGGCCGCGGCTCAGGAGGAGGTTGCGCTCATGAAGGCGGAGGCGACTGCGGGCGGCGGAATGGTGCGCCTGGTCATGGGAGCGGGACATCAGGTGGAAACCCTGGAAATCAATCCCGATGTGGTTGACCCCCAGGATCTTGAGATGCTGCAGGACCTGCTTACGGCAGCCTTCAATGATGCAGCCAGCCAACTGGATCAGATGACCCAGGAGCGCATGGCCGAGGTCGCAGGCGGCGGCCTGGGCCTGCCGGGATTTTAGCCATGGCCTACCGCTTCTCGCCCGCCATCGCTCAACTGATTAATACCCTGGCCAAGCTTCCCGGCATCGGTCAAAAGACAGCGCAGCGGCTGGCTTTTCATATCCTTGATGAATCGCGTGAAGATGCCCTGGCACTGGCCGAAGCCATCCAACAGGCCTGCGAGAGTGTCAGACTCTGCTCGGAATGCTGCAATCTGACCGAGGAGGATCCCTGCCAGATCTGCACGGCCAGATCACGCGACCGGACCCGAATCTGTATTGTCGAAAACCCCAGGGATGTCGCAGCCATGGAGCGCATTCATGACTTCCGGGGTCTCTATCATGTCCTCCACGGAGTCATCTCCCCCATGCATGACATGGGTCCTGAGGACATCAAGCTGAAGGAACTTTTTCAGCGGCTGCAAAACCACAGTGAAGTGGAAGAGATCATTCTGGCCACCAACCCGACCATCGAGGGTGAGGCGACCGCCCTTTATATCGCCCGCCTCTTGAAACCCTCGGGGATCAAGGTCACCAGGATCGCCCACGGCATCCCCATGGGTGCGGCTTTGGAATATGCCGATGAGGTCACCCTGGCCAGGGCCTTCCAAAACAGACAGGAAGTGTAGCCCGGCCAAGCTTCCCCGCCATGCCACTGCTCCGATTGATCCTCCGGCTCTTTTTTCGCAAACCGGCCATGTTCGGTCTTGACAGGATCCAGAGGGATCAGCCAGCCGTCTTCGTCAGCAATCACCTGGGCGCCCACAGCCCCATTCTTCTGACCCTCCATTTCCCGATTCCCTTCCGCCCCTGGGCCCACGCCCATGTGACCCGGATTGCGGACTGCCGCGACTACCTGGAAGAAAACTTTACCCGCCACTCGCTGAAGCTGAAGCCGCCTTTCAGCCGCTGGCTGGCAGCCCTGCTGGCCAGGCCGGCGGTCTGGGTCATGCGAAAGGTCCGGGCCATTCCCGTCTACCGGGGCAGCCCGGCCATTCATCGAACCTTTGCACTCAGCCTGGATACCCTGAAAAAAGGAGACTCCCTGCTTATTTTCCCCGAGGACAAGTTCACACCTTTTTCGGACCGGGTCCATGACTTTTTTCCTGGCTTCACCCTCCTGAGCCGCCTTTATCGCAAGGAGACGGGACAGGAACTGCCGTTCTATCCCCTCTATGTGGACAGGAAAAAACATACCGTTCGGATTGGTCAGGCCATGGTTTTTGGAGCGGGCGAAACCAGCCGGGGCAAGTACAGGGCCATGGCTGGCAAACTCCGGGATGCGGTCGATGCCCTGGGCCGGAACTGATCCTTTTTCCTGTGCCTGCAGGCCATTGAGGTATGAATACCAAACTTTCCAGGGCATTCAAGACACCCTCTCAAGCGGCTAGCCGACCCCTTTTTGCCTTGACAGTTATCTTTTCGCGTGGTAGAGTGTCTTAGCGTTTCAAGTGCTGCTCGTGTGGCGGAATCGGCAGACGCAGCGGACTTAAAATCCGCGGGATTCCAATCCATGCCGGTTCGAATCCGGCCACGAGCACCAGTGGAACACCCACACCGCGGAGTGGAGCAGCTGGTAGCTTGTCGGGCTCATAACCCGGAGGTCGCAGGTTCGAATCCTGCCTCCGCAACCACAAAGAAAAGCTCTTCTGTCTGCCAAGGCAAAAGAGCTTTTTTCATGTTTTTGAAGGCCAAACAGGCATAAAACCAGTCATTTAGGGCTCACATCGGACAAGAAACACCGACAGGCAGCCTCCGTGCGGTGCCTTTTTGGGCAACACCAGAAGGCTTCTTAGGGCCATCCTGCCCCCCTTATATGCCTGTTTTGTTGCCGCAATTTGCGCAGAATGATGCGCCCGAAGACAGCGGCGCACCGCACTGTGGGCAGAAGGCATTTTGGGCCGCCGGTTTCGGACTTTGTGCAGGCGGAGGGTATGCGCCCGGGGCATAGGCCGGATGTGCCGCTGCGGTCTTGCGTTTTTTCCGGCTTGCTGCGACGGCGATCACGGCGATCAGCACGATGGCAAGTACGCCACCGCCGATCGCGAGGATCGCCCAGAACGGGAAGGCCGTCGTTTCGCCACTAATTTCCAGTTGCCCAAACTCTTCCTCCCATTGCGCAAATTCGTCCTTCACGTTGAATTTCTCGATCTCGCCCAAGCCGTCCTTCGTAGCCGTGACCATTTCGCCTGCTTCAACCCGTACGGTATGTCCTGTCGCAAGATCCCTGAATTCAGCTGTCCCTTCCAGCACTTTCAGGCTGCTTTCTTCACCATCGTCCTTGACCACAACAACCGTGCCTTTGATCGAAGTATTGGCACGGCTGGTTTCGATCCCAAAGTTTTCGTTGTAATCCTCCTGTGAATACCACTCGCTTAACGCATCACCCAGTCTTAATAACATCCCGCCAACTGACCGGACGTTTAATTTGTACTTTTGCTTGATTGTGACTTCGGTGCCCGGGCGGAGCATCAGTATGCTGTGCTCATAATCTTCCAGCCCGATAATTGCACCCTTGTTTTTTGGGGCGATGATGGTGTCGCCAACGCAAATGACCGTATGGGTATCCGCCATTTCCGTTTTATTGGAACCGGCACGCCGGATATAGAGCATCTCGGTCCCTTCGTTATTGGCTTTGAGACGCAGATTGGAATCTCTGGACGACGGCGTTTCCTCCGGCTCCCCGGTTTCCTCCGGCTCCTCGGTTTCCTCCGGCTCCTCAGTCGGCGCCTGGCTGAACGGCAAGGCACCCTGTACCGTCAACATGACCGTAAAAGAAAGCTCTTTGTCCTGTGTCAAATCCTTGCCTGCAAATGTCAATGAAACGCTGCTATCCCCTGGGTTTGCAATCCCTGTAAATTCAGCTTGTACATAGGAGACCGTGCATTTCAGGCTCGCATCCTTCTTAACACCGTTGA from Fastidiosipila sp. carries:
- the dnaX gene encoding DNA polymerase III subunit gamma/tau, yielding MTEMDNLALYRLWRPQTFSDMVGQEQVVFPLRQSIIDQKFSHALLFSGTRGTGKTSLAKIFAKAINCLNPDRGDPCNQCEICLAANDGSLMDINEIDAASHNSVDHIRRLTDEIVFTPVRAAYKVYIIDEVHMLSQGAFNALLKTLEEPPAHAVFIMATTEPHRIPATIMSRCQHFQFRRIPKDQMIERLAEIAKSIPLAIEDDALEIMAQIAGGALRDAISLLDQTRQLKAEKIGRDDVLLLAGRVPDEFLSETARSMIRNNPESLLTNIQELVMSGRDLTRFVTDLGGFFRNLLVARVSDKPESLIQMRHEDISQLQSIAQQSTASGLTDVIVGLAELQSSLRFSPDIRTSLEIGLLRLASLTGRQAEVPVPQKDPASKERPKKETSLPAPQAVPAQAKSPAQETFQAPDSCGAPGSEKIETQEGEELLLPVWRDILDLLLRERRFDISLCARPARVMVREGFFDIRFDNNLFGQYACLNKRESIELIEELLLQRTGKRYPVRITLDESLDQSVGATAEWRWLKDARDQALSESLPEPFSGADNPQGG
- a CDS encoding YbaB/EbfC family nucleoid-associated protein, which encodes MRGGNQMSQLMKQAQKMQEDLAAAQEEVALMKAEATAGGGMVRLVMGAGHQVETLEINPDVVDPQDLEMLQDLLTAAFNDAASQLDQMTQERMAEVAGGGLGLPGF
- a CDS encoding zinc-ribbon domain-containing protein — its product is MITLVAFLLFVSVQSPFAAASGFSLAQGEISGNNLENASLRQFFKNIKIEAEFSEQERKYMLSGTAEGKSGEYEMPDGAWAPYVGSDTGKGQISGEYDPLTGGFYGNLFYEADFNGVKKDASLKCTVSYVQAEFTGIANPGDSSVSLTFAGKDLTQDKELSFTVMLTVQGALPFSQAPTEEPEETEEPEETGEPEETPSSRDSNLRLKANNEGTEMLYIRRAGSNKTEMADTHTVICVGDTIIAPKNKGAIIGLEDYEHSILMLRPGTEVTIKQKYKLNVRSVGGMLLRLGDALSEWYSQEDYNENFGIETSRANTSIKGTVVVVKDDGEESSLKVLEGTAEFRDLATGHTVRVEAGEMVTATKDGLGEIEKFNVKDEFAQWEEEFGQLEISGETTAFPFWAILAIGGGVLAIVLIAVIAVAASRKKRKTAAAHPAYAPGAYPPPAQSPKPAAQNAFCPQCGAPLSSGASFCANCGNKTGI
- the recR gene encoding recombination protein RecR, with product MAYRFSPAIAQLINTLAKLPGIGQKTAQRLAFHILDESREDALALAEAIQQACESVRLCSECCNLTEEDPCQICTARSRDRTRICIVENPRDVAAMERIHDFRGLYHVLHGVISPMHDMGPEDIKLKELFQRLQNHSEVEEIILATNPTIEGEATALYIARLLKPSGIKVTRIAHGIPMGAALEYADEVTLARAFQNRQEV